The sequence GCCCGCAGCCGCTGCAGCCCCCACCACCCTGGAGCGTGGGGTCCTGCCCAGCTCAGGACGCCATTCAGGCCTACAGGGTCCCCTGCCTTTGCCTACCATAGCTGTCGTTATGATACCCCGTCACGGCCAGCACCCCCGCAGAGGGGGCTCCCCCTGAGAGGGGACACTTCCCCACCACGCCACTGCAGACCAAACCCAGCTTCAGGTCTGAGAGTCCCGCCACATCCTGTCCAGGCCCAGCCAAGCACCGTGCCTGAGACATGTGGTGCAGAGAGGAGCCAGCTGGGGCTGCTGTGTGTCCCAGGGCCAGTGGGCCAGCCCCTCTCGCTCACGTTCCTGGACCTGGGGAGCACCGGCGCACCTTGATGAGCCGGCCCCGGAAGAGGCTCTGGTCCAGCTCCACGGCGGCCTGCACGGAGCCCTTGGTGGCAAACTCTATATAGGCATAActgaggggaggggcagggaagagaggggaggggtgaGGCCGGGCCCTGTCCACATGGCCAGtgcccccaccaggccccacacTGACCCCTTGGGGTGTCCAGAGAACTTGTCGCACAGGATGGTGACTCGGTGGACCTCCCCACAGCGGCTGAAGTGGGCCTCCAGCTCCTCGGCGGAGCCCCCGTAGTCCACCTGCATCCAGGCCCAGACCCGCACGTGAGGGAGACGTCTGCCCTGACTTGGGGCTTTCTTGTTAGAGGTGGGGAAAGAAACCCCAAGGCTGGGCCCCGTGGCGGGGATGGCCCCAGGCCTGCACCCCACACCCCTGCTGGGGAtggagggaagaaaataaagggtatcTCGTATGGAGCACTTCCTTCTGGAGGGTTGGAGCCTTTTAAAAAGCTTCTCAAAAGTGGAGATTTCAATTGCAACCCTCAATTCCAGCTCATGTTGTAAAAGTGGAATATGTGCCCAGGCCAGTGTTTCCTCCAGGGGACGGGGCTGCCCCCAGTGTCAGACCCCCTTCCCAGCAAGGCTGCCTGGCCCATGGCTGGACGCCGGACCCCCTGGAAGAGATGGGGCCCCACTCACTgcctgccccccaccccgcccgCCACTCACGTTGCCCACGTAGACGGATCTGTGGTCAGCCTCCACCTTCTCCTCCGGGGTCCCAGGGACGGGGCAGCCTGCGGAGAACACAGCTCAGGCCCGCAGGCCCTCGGCTCCTTCCTCACTCCTCTCACGGGGAAGGTCGCCCAGGCTCATAGGGGAGGCGACACCTTGGAGCCTGCCAGGCCCAACCCTCATGGAAACTGTGGGACCCTCGCTCAGTGGGGGGCTGCCTGTGCCCCTGGTTCCTACCCATGGTCTCAGGGCTCAGCAGCTGCCCGGCTGCAGTGCCCTCCTCTTCCTCGGCCTGCTGCTGCACTCCCGGAGGCCGCGGTGGCCCCTTGGCCTGCTCCATGGCGCACACCTTCATcctgatggcctccagctcctgtCGACACATGGCCCTGAGCGGGGCAGGCAGCCTGCAGGCTCTGCTCGAGGAAGGTGGGTGTGTGGCCTGCCAGCTCCAGTACCGGGTCACAGCCCCAAGGGGCAGCCCTTCTCTGGACAGGGACATTCCTTCCTGGGGCGGCTGGCTGGGGTGACGAACTCGCCCCTGCAGAGAAGCCCCCAAAACTGCACCTCAAGGGCCCTTCCCCAGGCCAGAGAGGCCACCTTGACCCTGCAGTCTGTGTGGCCGGGGGCGGGGGGGTCTCCTTGCCACCTTCGTCCAGGCAGGTGGGCAATGGCCCTCGCCCCTCCTAAGTCAGCTGTAGCCGTCCGTCACCCAGACCCCGTGTCTCCACCAGCCCCCGTGTCTCCACCAGCCCCTGTGCCCCAGGTCCCCTGAGATCCTCAGGGCCTGCACACAGCTGTTACCTGGTCAGGCACTGGGCACTCAGCCAGGTTCTCCTGCTCCAGCAGAGACAGCAGAAAGCCTGCATCCCCATCCTGGTCTTCCTCTGCCTCgtcttcctcctgcttctcttCTCCACCCTCTGGCCCTACAATCTCCTTGGTCTCGTTCCAGGCCCCCCAGCCCTGGGCCTCAGGGTCTGAGGAGACCGTCTGGAGCCAAGCCTGAGTggggggtgggaagagagagCGGTTCGGGAAGGGCCACATGGTGGAGGGGCAGGAGGTAGGTGGGCCAGGCGAGGCCTCTCCTCCACTCCCCTCGCGTCCGCACCTGCCCGGGCTCTCCTGGAGTTTTAAGCCCTCCCCTGAGGCCAGCTGCTCCCACTAGAGCATCTGCAAAGGCCGAGTGGGGCTGAGCTTCCAGCCTTGGCTCCTGGCCCCGCCCCTTCCCTGTCACTCGGACAGGTACCTCCGGGACACTCCCTGGAGGAAGGAGAGGCTGAGTTGAGTGGGGGTCACTGGTCTCTTCTGCTTCTGCCCGGCCACGCtgtggctcactggagccttggtCCGTCACAGGGTTCACACCTCAGCAGCATCCACACGGCACGAACACCACATGGCACGAACACCACATGGCGTGAACACCCAATCCAAGTGGGAACACGGGAGTGGTTTCTTCTAGTACCAGGATCCAAGCAGGCTGGGGAGGTGGCTTCCGACAGGGGAGGCAGGGGCTGAGCTGGTCCCGGGGGAGGGAAGGGCCTGGGCAGGGACCGAGGGCAGGTGCATGGGATGAGAGGGCCGAGGCAGGTCGGGGCGGGGTCCTGGGCCCAGAGGAGGGGCAGCAACAGCTGTCTCTGCATCCTGACCCCTCTGGAGTCCCCAGGGACCCTTGCCTCTCTAACCCTCAttctgggccttttttttttttttaaggcaggagtcttgctttgttgccaaggctggagtgcagtggcgtgatctcagctcactgcaacctctgcctcccaggttcaggtgattctcctgcttcagcctcctgtgtagctgggattacaggcacctgccaccacgcccagctaattttgtttgta comes from Symphalangus syndactylus isolate Jambi chromosome 11, NHGRI_mSymSyn1-v2.1_pri, whole genome shotgun sequence and encodes:
- the PABPN1L gene encoding embryonic polyadenylate-binding protein 2 isoform X3, encoding MGMQAFCCLCWSRRTWLSAQCLTRACRLPAPLRAMCRQELEAIRMKVCAMEQAKGPPRPPGVQQQAEEEEGTAAGQLLSPETMGCPVPGTPEEKVEADHRSVYVGNVDYGGSAEELEAHFSRCGEVHRVTILCDKFSGHPKGYAYIEFATKGSVQAAVELDQSLFRGRLIKVLPKRTNFPGISSTDRGGLRGHPGSRGAPFPHSSLQGRPRLRPRGQNRARGKFSPWFSPY
- the PABPN1L gene encoding embryonic polyadenylate-binding protein 2 isoform X1, translated to MWPFPNRSLFPPPTQAWLQTVSSDPEAQGWGAWNETKEIVGPEGGEEKQEEDEAEEDQDGDAGFLLSLLEQENLAECPVPDQELEAIRMKVCAMEQAKGPPRPPGVQQQAEEEEGTAAGQLLSPETMGCPVPGTPEEKVEADHRSVYVGNVDYGGSAEELEAHFSRCGEVHRVTILCDKFSGHPKGYAYIEFATKGSVQAAVELDQSLFRGRLIKVLPKRTNFPGISSTDRGGLRGHPGSRGAPFPHSSLQGRPRLRPRGQNRARGKFSPWFSPY
- the PABPN1L gene encoding embryonic polyadenylate-binding protein 2 isoform X4, translated to MKVCAMEQAKGPPRPPGVQQQAEEEEGTAAGQLLSPETMGCPVPGTPEEKVEADHRSVYVGNVDYGGSAEELEAHFSRCGEVHRVTILCDKFSGHPKGYAYIEFATKGSVQAAVELDQSLFRGRLIKVLPKRTNFPGISSTDRGGLRGHPGSRGAPFPHSSLQGRPRLRPRGQNRARGKFSPWFSPY
- the PABPN1L gene encoding embryonic polyadenylate-binding protein 2 isoform X2; the encoded protein is MWPFPNRSLFPPPTQAWLQTVSSDPEAQGWGAWNETKEIVGPEGGEEKQEEDEAEEDQDGDAGFLLSLLEQENLAECPVPDQELEAIRMKVCAMEQAKGPPRPPGVQQQAEEEEGTAAGQLLSPETMGCPVPGTPEEKVEADHRSVYVGNVDYGGSAEELEAHFSRCGEVHRVTILCDKFSGHPKGYCRKEPTSLGSAPQTAGDFADTQAPGGHPSPTAASRAGPGSDHEGRIGPVENSHHGFHHIKGKAQF